CGCGGCTTGTAGCCGGTTCGATCGGCCCGATGCCGGTAACTGCATCGCTCTCTCCCGATGTCAATGATTCGGGGTTCAGGGCGGTAGGATTTGAAGAATTGCGTCTTGCTTACCGGGATCAGATCCATGCTCTTCTGGATGGAGGGGTCGACTTGCTGCTTCTGGAGACGATTTTCGATACGCTGAACGCCAAGGCTGCCTTGTTTGCGATGGAGGAGGTGTTTGAGGAACGTCCAGAAGATACCGTGCCGGTGATGATATCCGTGACGATTACGGATAGGGCGGGGCGCACTTTGTCCGGTCAGACGATTGAGGGATTTTGGAATTCCATCCGCCACACAAAACCTTTCTCCGTAGGAATCAATTGTGCTCTGGGAGCGGATTTGATGCAGCCTTTTGCCGCGGAATTGTCTGATTTGGCCGACTGCTGGTTATCCATCTATCCGAATGCCGGTCTTCCGAATCCGTTGAGTCCGACCGGATATGACCAATCTCCCGAGGATATGGCGGATATGATGAAGCGTTATGCTGAAAACGGGTTGTTGAATATTGTCGGCGGTTGTTGCGGGACGACTCCCGAACATATCCGGGCCGTAGCTCGCGCAGTCGCCGGAGCGGCACCGAGGATTCCCGTATGTCAGGAGCCGGCGTTGCGGTTGTCCGGTTACGAGGCATACGATCATACACGTGACAAGAATACCTTGTTTGTGGGGGAACGCTGCAATGTGGCGGGATCTCCGAAATTTGCCCGCTTGATTCGCGAGGGGAAGTTTGAAGAAGCCGTTTCCGTGGCCCGCCACCAAGTAGAGAATGGGGCTCTCGTGTTGGATTTTTGCTTTGACGACGGCTTGATTGACGGCGAGGAAGCGATGGTACGTTTCCTGAACCTCGTAAGTGCTGAACCGGATATTGCAAGAGTGCCTTTCATGGTGGATTCGTCGAAATGGAATGTACTGGAAGCAGGACTGCGATGCATGCAGGGGAAGGGGATTGTCAATTCCATTTCCCTGAAAGAGGGAGAGGACGAATTCCGGAGGAGAGCTCGTCTGGTCCGTCGGTACGGGGCTGCTGTAGTCGTGATGTGTTTTGATGAAGACGGTCAGGCAACGAATGAGGAAGATCGCATCCGCATTGCTTCCCGTGCCTATCGAATTTTAACGGATGAAGTGGGGTTTCCTCCGGAAGATATCATTTTCGACCCCAATGTGCTGACTGTCGGTACGGGGATTGCCGAACACGCCAATTATGCCCGTGATTTCTTTGAGGCGACGGGGTGGATCACGAGCCATTTCCCGAATGTGCATGTATCGGGAGGGATTTCCAATGTATCATTTGCTTTTCGCGGCAACAATCCGCTGCGCGAGGCGATGCATTCCGCATTCCTGTATCATGCGACGCATCGGGGATTGGACATGTGCATTGTCAATGCGGGGATGCTGGAGGTGTACGACGAGATTCCGAAAGACAGGTTGGAATTGATTGAAGATGTTTTGCTCAACCGCCGGGAAGATGCTACGGAGAGATTGACCGAGTATGCCGAAAAATTATTGGCCGAGAAGAAAGATGCTTCGGAGGAACATCAGATAGCCAAACTTGCATGGAGAGAGGAACCTGTCGAAAAACGTCTGGAGTACGCCTTGGTGAAGGGGATTACGGAATATGTAGACGAAGATACGGAAGAGGCTTTCAACAAGCTGGGTTCTCCCCTGGCTGTGATTGAAGGCCCCCTGATGGACGGTATGAAGACGGTGGGGCAATTGTTTGGCGACGGCAAGATGTTCCTGCCCCAAGTTGTGAAGAGCGCGCGCGTCATGAAACAATCCGTCGCCTGGTTGACTCCGTTTATTGACGAAAGCAGTGGCTCGGGAACCTCCGTGGCCGGAAAGGCGGTGATTGCCACAGTCAAGGGGGACGTGCATGATATCGGCAAGAATATCGTGGGTGTTGTTCTTGGGTGCAATGGATTTGATGTGAATGATTTAGGTGTCATGGTCCCCTGTGAAAGAATTTTGGATGTCGCCGAGGAAACCGGAGCGGACATCGTAATGCTCTCCGGCCTGATTACTCCGTCGCTTGAGGAAATGGCTCATGTAGCAGGAGAAATGGAACGCCGAGGGATGAAAATTCCCCTGATGGTGGGGGGGGCGACAACTTCCGATTTGCATACGGCCTTGAAGATTGCCCCTCAATACTCGAACCCTGTGGTGCATACGGTGGATGCTTCGCAGGTGGTGCCGGTAGCCAGCGCTCTTGTCGGTTCCGGCAAGGAGTCCTTTGTGTCGCAATACAGTCGGCATCAGGAGGAACTGCGTGCCGGGTATGCGGAAAGGAAACCGATCGAGGTGCTGCCATTGGTCGAGGCCCGTGCCCGTGCCTGGAAAGGTTCTTTGTCATGGGAAGAATACGTGCCTCCTGTGCCTAAATTGCTGGGCAATGTACTTGTGGGCGATGCTTTTGTCCATGGGACATCGTGTTGCTGTTGTTCCGGTGACGTGTCCCGCTTCCATGTATCGCTGGAGAATCTGATTCCGCTGATCGAATGGGCTCCTTTCTTCCACGCGTGGGAATTGAAGGGAGTTTGGAATTCGGCTCAGGAAGAATTTCGTTGCGCCGATAGCGTGAAGACGGAGGCGGCACGCAGCCTGTACAAGGATGCTCGGGTTTTGCTGGATCTTGCAGTCCGTGAAAACAGGTATCAGCCTCAAGGAGTGATTGGATTGTTTGCCGCTAATGCGGAGGGGGACGACATTGTTGTCTGGAAGGATGAGACCCGGCAGTCTCGTCAATGCATCTTGCATACGGTGCGCCAGCAAAAAAATTTCCCTAGCGGGGTTGATTTGGCTTTAGCCGATTATGTGGCACCGGTCGGAATTCCGGATTACGTGGGTGCAATGGCCGTCAGTATTCATGGTGCCGGGCGTTGGGCTGCCGATTTCGAAAAACAAGGGGATTCCTACCGGGCTCTGATTGTAGCGGCCCTGGTCGACCGGCTGGTAGAAGCTCTGGCCGGGTTTTCCCATGGAAAACTGCGCGAATTGTGGGGTATTGCCGCCGGGCAGGGGATTCGCCCGGCCTGCGGCTATCCCAGCCAGCCGGATCATCAGGAGAAAGAGACTGTCTTCGATCTTCTGGGCGCCCGAGAAGGAGCTGGCATGGATTTAACGGATTCCTGGATGATGACTCCGGTGTCGTCCGTTTGCGCTTTGGTGTTTTCCCATCCCGAATCCAAGTATTTTGCGATGGGGCCTATCGGATATGACCAGGTGGAAGATTACGCCCGCCGCAAAGGAATTGACGTGGAGCTAGCTGCTAAGCTCTTGAACGCGTGATCCCTTCTTGAAACAAAGACAGGAATCAACATGAAACGGACGGTTGGAAAACTCCATGCCGCCCGTTTCCGATATCAAGAAGAAGGGGGAATGAGAACCCCGGTCTTTTCATTTTATGGATTGACTTCCGGGAAGCAGGGCGTCTGTGTCTCGGGGACGACTCGGCCAAAGAGGGCAAGCATGCGGCCCGTATTGCCTTTTTCCATACGGTAAGAGTAGAACCTGCCCAGATCGGCGGCAGTGTCTTCTCCGGAATCATGGATGTTTTCCGGCAGGACGCCGCATTCGATTAACTGGGTTCGGATGGTACCGGGAATATCCATTTCGTAATGAGGGGGACGGATGCAGGGAGAAATGACGGCAACGATTTCCGAAGGAGTACCGTAGCAGAATTTACGGAGATACTCGACGCCATTGGAGACAATATTCAATTCCGTTCCGCGACGTCCTGAATGAAGCAATGCTCTGCCATGAGAAACTTTGTCGTAAAGCCAGACGGCGGCACAATCCGCCACGTAGATACCGAGGATGCAGTCAGCCTTGCCGGAGCACGCCAAGCCGTCCACTCCCTCAATGGGATAGTTGGAGCCGATGTCGCCGACGAGAGCGACTTTGTTGCCGTGTACCTGTTCCGCCCGTCGGAGGTATTTCCAGCGTGCGCCGAGGCGTTCGATCTCAGCCCGATGGGATGGTTCCAGAAATTCAATGATCTGGTCGCGATCGGAAGAACCCGGGATATCGGGGATGCGTTCGATGAATTG
This is a stretch of genomic DNA from Akkermansia sp. N21116. It encodes these proteins:
- a CDS encoding polyphenol oxidase family protein produces the protein MDIPAFLKPLRQYPNVIVQFIERIPDIPGSSDRDQIIEFLEPSHRAEIERLGARWKYLRRAEQVHGNKVALVGDIGSNYPIEGVDGLACSGKADCILGIYVADCAAVWLYDKVSHGRALLHSGRRGTELNIVSNGVEYLRKFCYGTPSEIVAVISPCIRPPHYEMDIPGTIRTQLIECGVLPENIHDSGEDTAADLGRFYSYRMEKGNTGRMLALFGRVVPETQTPCFPEVNP
- the metH gene encoding methionine synthase, which encodes MTRQDRIDYLKSELKNRIVILDGAMGTNIQKFGLVEDDYRGARFADREKFPKDLKNNNDILVLTRPDVVRSVHDRFLNEGCADIIETCTFGSTVIGQHDFFWYKEPESGHKTPAYFRKMAENEEFRELIREMNLAAAKIARDACEAAEKKDGKPRLVAGSIGPMPVTASLSPDVNDSGFRAVGFEELRLAYRDQIHALLDGGVDLLLLETIFDTLNAKAALFAMEEVFEERPEDTVPVMISVTITDRAGRTLSGQTIEGFWNSIRHTKPFSVGINCALGADLMQPFAAELSDLADCWLSIYPNAGLPNPLSPTGYDQSPEDMADMMKRYAENGLLNIVGGCCGTTPEHIRAVARAVAGAAPRIPVCQEPALRLSGYEAYDHTRDKNTLFVGERCNVAGSPKFARLIREGKFEEAVSVARHQVENGALVLDFCFDDGLIDGEEAMVRFLNLVSAEPDIARVPFMVDSSKWNVLEAGLRCMQGKGIVNSISLKEGEDEFRRRARLVRRYGAAVVVMCFDEDGQATNEEDRIRIASRAYRILTDEVGFPPEDIIFDPNVLTVGTGIAEHANYARDFFEATGWITSHFPNVHVSGGISNVSFAFRGNNPLREAMHSAFLYHATHRGLDMCIVNAGMLEVYDEIPKDRLELIEDVLLNRREDATERLTEYAEKLLAEKKDASEEHQIAKLAWREEPVEKRLEYALVKGITEYVDEDTEEAFNKLGSPLAVIEGPLMDGMKTVGQLFGDGKMFLPQVVKSARVMKQSVAWLTPFIDESSGSGTSVAGKAVIATVKGDVHDIGKNIVGVVLGCNGFDVNDLGVMVPCERILDVAEETGADIVMLSGLITPSLEEMAHVAGEMERRGMKIPLMVGGATTSDLHTALKIAPQYSNPVVHTVDASQVVPVASALVGSGKESFVSQYSRHQEELRAGYAERKPIEVLPLVEARARAWKGSLSWEEYVPPVPKLLGNVLVGDAFVHGTSCCCCSGDVSRFHVSLENLIPLIEWAPFFHAWELKGVWNSAQEEFRCADSVKTEAARSLYKDARVLLDLAVRENRYQPQGVIGLFAANAEGDDIVVWKDETRQSRQCILHTVRQQKNFPSGVDLALADYVAPVGIPDYVGAMAVSIHGAGRWAADFEKQGDSYRALIVAALVDRLVEALAGFSHGKLRELWGIAAGQGIRPACGYPSQPDHQEKETVFDLLGAREGAGMDLTDSWMMTPVSSVCALVFSHPESKYFAMGPIGYDQVEDYARRKGIDVELAAKLLNA